CAAAATACCACCAGAAGTCTGCTGTCCTTCACATTCTTTCTCTGTCGTCTTTTCGGAATTGTATACCCAAGCTCGGCGGCAGCCCGCTCCACTTTTTCTATGGTTTCTTTTGAAAAAGATACATTGTATTTCTTATTCAGCACCATAGAAACTGTTGCCTGAGAAACTCCCGCTGCTTTCGCAATATCTGTTGACGTAACTTTTTTTCTCATAGCTCCACTCTGCCCTCTAAGGCTCTTAAAAGTGTCACTTCATCAATATATTCCAAATCCCCGCCCACAGGAACTCCGCTGGCAATCCGGCTGACTTTAATTCCCGTAGGCTTAATCAGTTTGCTGATATACATTGCCGTAGTTTCCCCTTCCAAACTGGAATTTGTAGCAATAATTACTTCTTCTATATCATTTTGCGATATTCTTTGCATTAACTCTTTTAATTTGATATCATCCGGTCCTATTCCCAACATAGGCGAAATAGCTCCGTGAAGTACATGATAAACACCGTCAAATTTCCCTGTTTTTTCGTATGCCGCCAAATCTCTGGTGTTTTCCACTACCATAATCACCTGATGATTGCGCTTGGGG
The DNA window shown above is from Blautia hansenii DSM 20583 and carries:
- the recR gene encoding recombination mediator RecR; the protein is MEYYSSHINKLIEEFSRLPGIGAKSAQRLAFHVLNMPKEQVEQLAGAITNAKANVQYCKCCYTLTDQEICPICKNPKRNHQVIMVVENTRDLAAYEKTGKFDGVYHVLHGAISPMLGIGPDDIKLKELMQRISQNDIEEVIIATNSSLEGETTAMYISKLIKPTGIKVSRIASGVPVGGDLEYIDEVTLLRALEGRVEL